A section of the Clostridia bacterium genome encodes:
- a CDS encoding aldehyde ferredoxin oxidoreductase family protein: protein MPQGGYMGKILIVDLARRTYEEVDGAESLYREYIGGYGLGARILYEVMRPGVDPLGPENVIGFVTGTFVGTKVHGGGRFNVVAKSPLTGGWADSSCGGRFGPRLRRAGYDGIFVRGCSDKPVYLWVSEGRVEFRDASHLWGKDALETEDIVRSECGREVGVITIGLAGENRCWIAGLIHDQGRAAARQGLGAVMGAKLLKAVAVEGSKEVPVADMDAYERVLRVMSEDLKSRPHIVDALRQFGTPVVYVTNVAMQDAPIQNWKGISSEVYPLERAQRLGPEVYLGLEKRKYACAQCGIACGALIELDGPTGPLRTHRPEYETIAAFGSMCLVDDVATVIRANHLCNRYGLDTISAGATIAFAMECYERGLITDKETDGLSLKWGNKDAILPLIEMMARREGIGAVLADGVRLASQRIGGGSEEFAIHVGGQELACHDPRCWPGFGYGYALDPTPGRHTQGGVGFIEHGWTDKTLEKHGYNLSHLAQERYSYHSKGKVLALLNHWFQFFNSTGMCLFNVYGYQEYPILEAFRAVTGWTTFDLNEALTAGARINTLRHCFNLREGVQPQRWTLPERVRGNPPLAGGPTAGVTIDLEAVKADYYRELDWDAVTGEPSPRELRRLNLAELVGRGAARPKES, encoded by the coding sequence ATGCCTCAAGGCGGCTACATGGGGAAGATTCTAATCGTAGACTTGGCCCGGCGGACCTACGAGGAGGTGGACGGTGCCGAGAGCCTCTACCGGGAATACATCGGCGGCTACGGACTGGGAGCGAGGATTCTGTACGAGGTCATGAGGCCCGGTGTAGATCCGTTGGGCCCGGAGAATGTCATCGGGTTCGTAACCGGAACCTTTGTGGGTACCAAGGTGCACGGCGGCGGGCGGTTTAACGTGGTGGCCAAATCCCCTCTGACCGGCGGATGGGCCGATAGCAGCTGCGGCGGGCGCTTCGGCCCGCGGCTAAGACGCGCGGGATACGACGGCATATTTGTACGCGGCTGTTCGGACAAGCCGGTGTACCTGTGGGTTTCAGAGGGGAGGGTGGAGTTCCGGGACGCCTCCCACCTGTGGGGAAAAGATGCTCTGGAAACAGAAGACATCGTCCGGAGTGAATGCGGCCGGGAGGTTGGAGTGATAACTATCGGCCTTGCCGGAGAGAACCGTTGTTGGATTGCCGGCCTTATCCACGATCAGGGCCGGGCGGCGGCCCGGCAGGGTCTGGGGGCGGTAATGGGCGCCAAGCTCCTGAAGGCGGTGGCCGTGGAAGGATCCAAAGAAGTTCCGGTGGCCGATATGGATGCCTACGAAAGGGTTCTCAGGGTTATGTCGGAGGACCTTAAGTCCAGGCCGCACATTGTGGACGCACTCCGACAATTCGGGACGCCGGTTGTGTACGTGACCAACGTTGCCATGCAGGACGCCCCCATCCAGAACTGGAAAGGAATAAGCTCGGAGGTATATCCGCTGGAGCGGGCGCAAAGGCTGGGCCCGGAGGTATATCTGGGGCTGGAGAAACGGAAGTACGCCTGTGCGCAGTGCGGCATAGCCTGCGGGGCGCTAATCGAACTGGATGGACCCACCGGCCCTCTGCGAACGCACCGGCCGGAATATGAAACCATAGCTGCCTTCGGAAGCATGTGCCTGGTGGACGATGTGGCCACGGTGATAAGGGCTAACCACCTCTGCAACCGCTACGGCCTGGACACCATTTCCGCCGGTGCCACCATTGCCTTTGCCATGGAATGCTATGAAAGGGGCCTCATCACGGATAAGGAGACCGACGGTCTCTCGCTGAAGTGGGGCAACAAGGACGCGATTCTGCCGCTAATTGAAATGATGGCCCGGCGGGAGGGTATCGGCGCGGTCCTGGCAGACGGGGTGCGGCTGGCCAGTCAGCGTATAGGCGGGGGCAGTGAGGAGTTCGCCATCCACGTAGGGGGACAGGAGCTTGCCTGTCACGACCCCCGGTGCTGGCCGGGGTTTGGGTACGGGTACGCGCTGGATCCCACACCCGGACGTCACACTCAGGGAGGGGTGGGATTCATCGAACACGGGTGGACGGACAAGACCCTGGAGAAACATGGTTATAACCTGAGCCATCTCGCCCAGGAAAGATACAGTTACCACTCCAAGGGTAAGGTCCTGGCGCTCCTTAATCACTGGTTTCAGTTCTTCAATTCGACCGGAATGTGCCTGTTCAACGTATACGGGTACCAAGAGTATCCCATTCTCGAAGCCTTCAGGGCCGTCACCGGATGGACGACCTTTGACCTGAACGAGGCGCTGACCGCAGGAGCGCGCATCAATACCCTGCGCCACTGCTTCAACCTGCGGGAAGGCGTACAGCCCCAGCGATGGACGCTTCCGGAAAGAGTGAGAGGGAACCCACCGCTGGCAGGGGGTCCCACCGCAGGGGTAACGATCGACCTTGAAGCAGTAAAGGCAGATTACTACCGCGAACTCGACTGGGACGCGGTTACCGGCGAGCCTTCGCCCCGGGAACTTCGTCGGCTGAATCTAGCCGAATTGGTGGGCCGCGGGGCAGCGCGACCAAAGGAGTCCTGA
- a CDS encoding MoaD/ThiS family protein, whose translation MAFDFYQIGALRDFPSRVRVEQENITIRDCLKYLGERYHRDLEAELLDEQGQLQAGYLLLLDGRSIGSEKGLEAVIPDNGVLLLTVLIAGG comes from the coding sequence TTGGCTTTTGACTTTTATCAAATAGGGGCGCTCAGGGATTTCCCGAGTCGGGTACGGGTAGAACAGGAGAACATTACCATCCGGGATTGCCTCAAGTACCTGGGAGAGCGCTACCACCGAGACCTGGAAGCGGAACTGCTGGACGAGCAGGGGCAGTTACAGGCCGGGTATCTGCTGCTACTCGACGGCCGCAGCATCGGTTCGGAGAAGGGGCTGGAGGCCGTGATACCCGACAACGGCGTGCTGCTCCTAACCGTTCTTATCGCCGGCGGATAG